A genomic window from Fusarium falciforme chromosome 2, complete sequence includes:
- a CDS encoding Non-specific serine/threonine protein kinase, whose amino-acid sequence MDGPGYTSASSASAHTATSHRRKLIKKPPSHAYARSSSGFDGGGGFDAQSLESKRSSQSLRRAPSAPPARSNPAAVDWYSNQESDLANNTIRPIPSPNLANADFAPASHWAPVPRHTDRLSDSHLRPLSRTAPDDLIGAPFDGAAILNRIESTKAPSPKAPVHRHFPPQFKHPNDVKLATPVLRSSASFTAMDSSLSEKGLGPRAPTDGPSINPKRYSDDGRDSKPAVLRKKSGFSGFMNSLVGSPKKPIISAPENPVHVTHVGYDSSTGQFTGLPKEWQRLINESGIPEKERRENPQTMVNILQFYKETTERPPEDQSLEKFHHAGNYATSPATAASPGMYPSNYMGMSPNTSSTNPRFPTVNHEGSFENPRAPPPVPRGHVPGKDLMPSRPAPKPPVSMNNRHMPQGAYAAKDSGIGMSQPGDDSYGMSKDNGPMLPEEHRSRSNSRAAGPTPYAPTGPQPNPALAQAQAAAYQQQLLQQQQEQALAQAQAAMSGGVGRAPSKRTPHQTANQPNAAYGRVPDANGVANAPRQQAGPAGVPGARPRHRARQSAAIDVVASLKRICNEGDPRDIYRGFNKIGQGASGGVFTGHERGSNRLVAIKQMNLEQQPKKDLIINEILVMKDSSHPNIVNFIDSYLCGGELWVVMEFMEGGSLTDVVTFNIMSEGQIASVCRETLNGLQHLHSKGVIHRDIKSDNILLSMEGNIKLTDFGFCATINEAQNKRTTMVGTPYWMAPEVVTRKEYGRKVDIWSLGIMAIEMIEGEPPYLTESPLRALWLIATNGTPHIKNEQDLSPMFKDFLYFALKVDPEKRASAHDLLRHEFMKQCVDLSQLSPLVRAAREQKAQEKARKGQ is encoded by the exons ATGGACGGCCCCGGATACACCTCTGCGTCGTCTGCGTCCGCTCATACCGCAACTTCACATCGTcgcaagctcatcaagaagccTCCCTCTCACGCCTACGCCCGCTCCTCGTCTGGCttcgatggtggtggtggcttcGACGCCCAGTCCCTCGAGAGCAAACGCAGCTCGCAGAGCCTGAGAAGGGCCCCCAGCGCTCCCCCAGCCCGCTCCAACCCCGCGGCCGTCGACTGGTATTCCAACCAAGAGTCTGACTtggccaacaacaccatccgTCCGATCCCATCTCCAAACTTGGCCAACGCCGACTTTGCCCCCGCCAGCCACTGGGCGCCCGTACCTCGTCATACCGACCGCCTCTCCGATTCCCACCTGCGCCCTCTGAGCAGGACCGCCCCCGACGACCTGATCGGCGCCCCCTTCGACGGCGCAGCAATCCTGAACCGCATCGAGTCCACAAAGGCTCCGAGCCCAAAGGCTCCCGTCCACCGTCACTTTCCGCCCCAGTTCAAGCACCCTAACGACGTGAAGCTTGCGACTCCCGTTTTGCGATCTTCGGCCAGCTTTACCGCGATGGATTCGTCCCTGTCGGAAAAGGGCCTCGGCCCAAGGGCCCCGACCGATGGCCCATCTATCAACCCCAAGCGATATTCAGACGACGGCAGAGATTCAAAGCCTGCCGTCCTGCGCAAAAAGTCGGGCTTTTCGGGCTTCATGAACAGTCTAGTCGGCTCGCCCAAGAAGCCCATCATCTCGGCCCCAGAGAACCCCGTTCACGTCACCCACGTCGGCTACGACAGTTCGACCGGCCAGTTCACC GGTCTGCCCAAGGAATGGCAACGGCTTATCAACGAGAGCGGAATTCCCGAAAAGGAGAGGCGAGAGAACCCGCAGACCATGGTTAATATTTTGCAGTTCTACAAGGAGACGACCGAACGGCCTCCTGAGGACCAGAGCCTCGAAAAGTTCCATCATGCGGGTAACTACGCCACTTCTCCGGCGACTGCAGCATCACCGGGCATGTACCCGTCAAACTATATGGGTATGTCACCGAATACTAGTTCCACGAACCCCAGGTTTCCAACTGTCAATCATGAAGGAAGTTTTGAGAATCCCCGGGCCCCCCCGCCCGTTCCCAGAGGTCACGTCCCCGGCAAGGACCTGATGCCCAGCCGTCCGGCCCCGAAGCCGCCTGTCAGCATGAACAACCGGCATATGCCTCAAGGGGCCTACGCCGCCAAGGATTCCGGCATCGGTATGTCCCAGCCCGGCGACGACTCTTACGGTATGTCCAAGGACAACGGTCCTATGCTCCCCGAGGAGCACCGGTCAAGGTCCAACTCGCGCGCCGCCGGACCTACACCCTACGCTCCGACAGGCCCCCAGCCCAACCCAGCGCTCGCCCAAGCTCAAGCCGCCGCCTATCAGCAACAACTCttgcaacagcagcaggagcaggcTCTTGCACAGGCACAAGCCGCCATGTCTGGTGGAGTCGGCCGGGCTCCCAGCAAGCGAACCCCTCACCAGACCGCCAACCAGCCCAATGCCGCCTATGGACGTGTTCCCGATGCCAACGGAGTGGCCAATGCTCCTCGTCAGCAAGCCGGCCCAGCAGGTGTACCCGGAGCCAGGCCACGACACCGAGCTCGCCAGAGCGCAGCCATCGATGTGGTCGCCTCGCTCAAGCGGATATGTAACGAGGGTGATCCCCGAGACATTTACCGCGGGTTTAACAAGATTGGTCAGGGTGCGTCTGGTGGTGTCTTTACTGGCCATGAGCGCGGCTCGAATCGACTGGTCGCTATCAAGCAGATGAATCTCGAGCAGCAACCTAAGAAGGACCTGATCATCAACGAGATTCTCGTCATGAAGGACAGCTCACATCCCAACATTGTCAACTTTATCGACAGCTACCTGTGCGGAGGCGAGCTGTGGGTTGTCATGGAGTTTATGGAGGGTGGCAGCCTTACGGATGTTGTCACCTTTAACATCATGTCAGAAGGACAAATTGCGTCAGTGTGCCGGGAGACCCTCAACGGCCTGCAGCACCTGCATTCCAAGGGCGTCATCCACCGAGATATCAAGTCGGACAACATTCTGCTGTCCATGGAGGGCAACATTAAGCTGA CCGACTTTGGATTCTGCGCCACCATCAACGAGGCTCAGAACAAGCGAACAACCATGGTGGGCACACCGTACTGGATGGCACCCGAGGTTGTCACTAGGAAAGAGTACGGACGCAAGGTGGATATTTGGTCTCTGGGCATCATGGCGATCGAAATGATAGAAGGCGAGCCGCCATACCTGACCGAATCTCCCTTGCGTGCGCTGTGGTTGATTGCGACCAACGGAACACCTCACATCAAGAACGAGCAGGATCTGTCACCCATGTTCAAGGACTTTTTGTACTTTGCGCTCAAGGTGGATCCTGAGAAGCGAGCAAGCGCCCATGATCTACTTCGG CACGAATTCATGAAGCAGTGTGTCGACCTGTCTCAACTCTCGCCGTTGGTACGAGCTGCCCGAGAACAAAAGGCTCAAGAGAAGGCTCGCAAGGGGCAGTAG